A genome region from Candidatus Omnitrophota bacterium includes the following:
- a CDS encoding helix-turn-helix domain-containing protein — protein sequence MNVFFYRQACIKFRQFMITILITEDELKAKEALTKMLEQEGYALSGSESGNDVIRVVKKDCIRDLAFIKDKVIELENSLFIEKKGVLYKSVLEAIEKPLLEQTLERCEGNQLKAARILGINRNTMRAKIKKLSINADRWKTNI from the coding sequence GTGAACGTCTTTTTTTATCGCCAGGCATGCATAAAGTTTAGGCAATTTATGATTACTATACTTATCACAGAAGATGAATTAAAGGCTAAAGAGGCCTTGACTAAAATGTTAGAGCAGGAAGGTTACGCCTTATCCGGAAGTGAATCTGGAAATGATGTAATCCGAGTAGTCAAGAAAGACTGCATAAGGGATCTGGCTTTTATTAAAGATAAAGTAATAGAGCTGGAAAATTCTTTGTTTATTGAAAAAAAAGGGGTACTTTATAAATCTGTTTTAGAGGCAATAGAGAAGCCTTTGCTTGAACAAACTCTGGAACGTTGTGAAGGCAATCAACTAAAGGCAGCGCGCATTTTGGGAATAAATCGCAATACCATGCGGGCAAAAATAAAAAAATTGAGCATTAATGCAGATAGGTGGAAAACAAATATATGA
- a CDS encoding ammonium transporter, translated as MINQADTLFVLMSAAFVMLMTPGLAFFYGGMVRRKNILSVLMQCFVALCLLSLQWIIFGYSLSFAPGNGFWGGLSWFGLNGVGAAPYAGYSVTIPHQAFMVFQMMFAVITPALIIGAFAERMKFSAFLVFTLLWATFVYDPLCHWIWGVGGWLRNLGVLDFAGGIVVHTSAGIAALVSTIIIGKRKNLEHTPSPHNLPFVVLGTALLWFGWYGFNAGSALAVNGIAVSAFIATNTAAAAAGLSWAFLEWIRNGKPTVFGIVTGSIAGLATVTPASGFVSPISAIIIGIAASIICFIAVAVTKPRFGYDDSLDAFGVHGVGGILGTLLTGVLASKAINPAGADGLLYGNPKQLLIQLLAVTVAVSYTFIATFIIYKLVDIFFRMRVSEKDELVGLDLTQHRERAYTILE; from the coding sequence ATGATTAATCAAGCGGATACGTTGTTTGTTCTGATGTCGGCGGCGTTTGTAATGCTGATGACTCCCGGCCTTGCTTTTTTCTACGGAGGCATGGTCAGGCGCAAGAATATTTTAAGCGTTTTAATGCAATGTTTTGTTGCTTTATGTCTGTTGTCTTTACAATGGATAATTTTTGGTTATAGCCTATCTTTTGCTCCAGGAAATGGGTTTTGGGGAGGCCTTAGTTGGTTTGGTTTAAACGGAGTGGGGGCAGCTCCTTATGCGGGTTATTCTGTGACTATTCCGCATCAGGCATTTATGGTTTTTCAGATGATGTTTGCTGTTATAACTCCAGCGCTTATTATTGGTGCTTTTGCCGAAAGGATGAAGTTTTCGGCTTTCTTAGTTTTCACCCTACTTTGGGCAACCTTTGTTTATGATCCTTTGTGTCACTGGATTTGGGGAGTAGGAGGTTGGCTTAGAAACCTTGGCGTGCTTGATTTTGCCGGAGGTATTGTTGTGCATACTAGCGCCGGAATTGCAGCTTTAGTTTCTACTATTATCATTGGTAAAAGAAAGAACTTGGAGCATACACCGTCTCCACATAACCTCCCTTTTGTAGTTTTAGGAACTGCGCTTTTATGGTTTGGCTGGTATGGTTTTAATGCCGGCAGCGCTTTGGCGGTAAATGGAATTGCAGTAAGCGCTTTTATTGCTACTAATACTGCTGCAGCCGCAGCCGGTTTAAGCTGGGCGTTCTTGGAGTGGATACGTAATGGCAAACCTACGGTTTTTGGTATTGTAACCGGTTCGATTGCTGGGCTTGCCACTGTTACTCCTGCTTCGGGATTTGTAAGCCCGATTTCAGCAATTATTATCGGTATTGCTGCCAGTATAATTTGTTTTATCGCGGTTGCAGTAACTAAACCGCGGTTTGGTTATGATGATTCTTTGGATGCCTTCGGCGTGCATGGCGTAGGAGGAATACTGGGTACGCTTTTAACCGGGGTATTGGCTTCTAAAGCAATAAATCCGGCAGGAGCGGACGGTTTATTATATGGTAATCCTAAGCAGTTACTTATACAATTATTGGCGGTTACGGTTGCAGTAAGCTATACTTTTATTGCTACTTTTATTATTTATAAGCTCGTAGATATTTTCTTTAGGATGCGTGTAAGTGAGAAAGATGAGCTGGTCGGTCTTGACCTTACCCAGCATCGTGAGAGGGCATATACGATACTTGAATGA
- a CDS encoding P-II family nitrogen regulator, giving the protein MKLVIAIIQPYKLEEVKEELYKVEVNLITVSEVLGHGRQKGITEVYRGSKETGNLLRKIRLEIAVNDNYLEPTIKAIVKGAKTGETGDGKIFVLDLKECIRIRTEERGAVAIG; this is encoded by the coding sequence ATGAAACTAGTGATTGCTATAATTCAACCGTATAAGCTAGAAGAAGTAAAGGAGGAGCTGTATAAGGTAGAAGTAAACCTGATTACCGTAAGCGAAGTTTTAGGCCATGGCCGCCAGAAAGGTATCACTGAAGTCTACCGCGGTTCTAAAGAAACCGGGAATCTCCTGCGAAAAATCCGCCTTGAGATTGCCGTAAACGATAATTATCTTGAACCGACAATCAAGGCAATTGTTAAAGGCGCCAAAACCGGTGAAACCGGAGATGGAAAAATATTTGTCCTCGATCTTAAAGAATGCATCCGTATCCGCACTGAAGAACGCGGGGCAGTGGCGATAGGGTAG
- a CDS encoding glutamine synthetase III, which yields MSIRQKVLFKIKSTDLEKIDSPKKVSSYFGENTFNTETMQKHISKPTFEAFKLWMSEGKTITMEQANEIAGAMKDWAMAKGATYYTHWFQPMTGLTAEKHDSFISITAPGKVIEKFSGNKLIQGEPDASSFPSGGIRATFEARGYTAWDPSSPAFIIESTLGKTLCIPTIFISYHGEALDKKLPLLRSDEALNNAAIGLVKLFGRKDVKKVFSTCGPEQEYFLIDKNYYNLRQDLIMTGRTLVGAPSPKGQQLEDQYFGTIKERVVNFMFEVAVEAYKLGIPVMTRHNEVAPHQYEFAPIFEESNIAADHNQLLMELMKKVALRHGMVCLLHEKPFAGINGSGKHLNWSLADDLGNNLLNPGQTPEDNLQFLAVLAAVLRAVYLHADLLRASVALAGNEHRLGANEAPPAIISVFLGAQLTSILNMIEKGVKSKVSKADIIDLGLARLPKFNKDTTDRNRTSPFAFTGAKFEFRAVGSSQNISTPIAVINTIIAESLDYVADSIKRATSTGKDFNSAVLLVISKIVKETKDIRFEGNNYAEEWIKEAKKRGLPNIASTYESLEALTKKENIALFEKYKVFSKEELVARYHIWIHMYNLTLEIEANTLNEMVNASVVPAGYEYEKLLALNLDALVKLQKDAGLKVDVAALKDKKEHLAEIVAKIYYVRRNVGEMIKLLEKASKVSNEKRAELYFEGLKPLMEHIRKHVDQLECVVSDDAWDLPKYREMLFIK from the coding sequence ATGAGCATAAGACAGAAGGTTTTATTTAAAATTAAGAGCACTGACTTGGAAAAAATTGATTCTCCGAAAAAGGTTTCTTCTTATTTTGGAGAAAATACTTTTAACACCGAAACTATGCAGAAGCATATCTCTAAGCCTACCTTTGAAGCTTTTAAGCTTTGGATGTCTGAGGGCAAGACCATTACCATGGAACAGGCGAATGAGATTGCCGGTGCCATGAAAGACTGGGCGATGGCCAAAGGCGCCACATATTATACGCATTGGTTTCAGCCGATGACCGGCCTGACTGCAGAGAAGCACGATAGTTTCATCTCTATTACTGCTCCGGGAAAAGTAATTGAAAAATTTTCAGGCAATAAATTAATCCAGGGTGAGCCGGATGCCTCAAGTTTTCCCTCAGGAGGAATTCGCGCGACTTTTGAAGCCAGAGGTTATACTGCCTGGGATCCTTCAAGCCCGGCATTTATTATTGAAAGTACACTTGGTAAAACTTTATGTATCCCCACGATATTTATTTCTTACCATGGCGAGGCGTTAGATAAAAAATTACCGCTTTTACGTTCAGATGAAGCATTAAATAATGCTGCTATAGGATTGGTAAAGCTTTTCGGTCGTAAAGATGTAAAGAAAGTATTTTCCACCTGTGGGCCGGAACAGGAATATTTTCTAATTGATAAAAACTATTATAATTTACGCCAGGATTTGATTATGACCGGCCGTACTTTGGTTGGCGCGCCGTCACCTAAGGGGCAGCAGTTAGAGGATCAATATTTTGGCACGATTAAAGAACGTGTAGTTAATTTTATGTTTGAAGTGGCTGTTGAAGCCTATAAGTTGGGAATTCCTGTAATGACCCGGCATAATGAGGTTGCGCCGCATCAGTATGAATTTGCTCCGATATTTGAAGAGTCAAATATAGCCGCTGACCACAATCAGCTACTTATGGAGTTGATGAAAAAAGTTGCTTTAAGGCATGGTATGGTCTGTCTTTTACATGAGAAGCCTTTTGCCGGCATAAACGGAAGCGGAAAACACCTAAATTGGTCGCTGGCGGATGATTTAGGTAATAATCTGCTTAATCCTGGGCAGACTCCTGAAGATAATTTACAGTTTTTAGCAGTGTTGGCTGCGGTTTTAAGAGCAGTTTATTTGCATGCCGATCTCCTGCGTGCTTCCGTTGCTCTAGCCGGTAATGAGCACCGCTTGGGCGCCAATGAAGCTCCGCCGGCAATCATTAGTGTTTTCTTGGGCGCGCAACTTACCTCTATTCTGAATATGATTGAGAAAGGGGTTAAATCTAAGGTTTCCAAAGCCGATATTATTGATTTGGGGTTAGCCCGCTTGCCTAAGTTTAATAAGGATACAACTGACCGTAATCGTACCTCGCCTTTTGCTTTTACCGGCGCTAAGTTTGAATTCCGCGCCGTCGGTTCATCGCAAAACATCTCAACACCTATTGCGGTAATTAACACGATTATTGCTGAAAGTCTGGATTATGTTGCGGATAGCATTAAGCGGGCCACGTCTACGGGGAAGGATTTTAATTCTGCGGTACTCTTGGTAATTTCTAAGATCGTTAAAGAGACTAAAGATATTCGTTTTGAGGGGAATAATTATGCAGAGGAGTGGATTAAGGAAGCCAAGAAGCGTGGATTGCCGAATATTGCTTCGACTTATGAGTCGCTAGAGGCTCTAACCAAAAAAGAGAATATTGCTCTTTTTGAGAAATATAAAGTTTTTTCCAAAGAAGAACTGGTCGCCCGTTACCATATCTGGATCCACATGTATAACCTGACCCTTGAAATCGAGGCCAATACTTTAAATGAGATGGTCAATGCCTCAGTAGTCCCGGCAGGTTATGAATATGAAAAATTGTTAGCGTTAAATTTGGATGCGCTAGTAAAATTACAGAAGGATGCCGGTTTAAAAGTTGATGTTGCGGCGTTAAAGGATAAGAAGGAGCATTTGGCTGAAATAGTTGCCAAGATTTATTATGTACGCAGGAATGTCGGTGAAATGATTAAGCTGCTTGAGAAGGCCAGTAAGGTAAGCAATGAGAAGCGCGCAGAGCTTTATTTTGAGGGACTTAAGCCTTTGATGGAGCACATTAGAAAGCATGTTGATCAGCTTGAATGCGTGGTCTCCGATGATGCCTGGGATTTACCTAAGTATCGCGAAATGTTGTTTATAAAATAG